From the genome of Argentina anserina chromosome 4, drPotAnse1.1, whole genome shotgun sequence, one region includes:
- the LOC126792894 gene encoding galacturonokinase has translation MGGSSWPSQAQLERIREIVSEMSGRDREQVRVVASPYRICPLGAHIDHQGGTVSAMAINRGILLGFVPSGDNQVILRSGQFKGGVRFRIDEVSCPMNNVKDASKRDEESNWGSYARGAVYALQSRKACLVQGIIGYICGTEGMDSSGISSSAAVGVAYLMALENANNLLVSPEENIEYDRLIENEFRGLRNGILDQSAILLSSYGSLLCMNCKTKEHKLIHPPKLGKKHKTEWQEAYKILLAFSGLKQALTENSGYNRRVRECQEAATVLLRASGNGAAEPVLSNVELDAYHTHKHLLEPNLAKRAEHYFSENMRVIKGLEAWASGKFKDFGTLITESGLSSIQNYECGSKPLIQLREIVLRAPGVFGARFSGAGFRGCCVALVDANFAAEAASFVREEYSKLRPDLVPQLNQEHVVVICEAGDCARVI, from the exons ATGGGTGGTTCCTCTTGGCCTTCTCAAGCTCAG CTAGAGAGAATTAGAGAGATAGTTTCGGAAATGTCTGGGAGAGATAGGGAACAAGTCCGTGTCGTGGCTTCTCCTTATCGGATTTGCCCACTCGGAGCTCATATTGATCATCAG GGAGGCACAGTATCTGCCATGGCGATTAACAGGGGTATACTTCTTGGTTTTGTTCCTTCTGGTGACAACCAG GTTATTCTACGCTCAGGACAGTTTAAAGGAGGAGTCAGGTTCAG AATTGATGAAGTTTCGTGCCCTATGAACAATGTAAAGGATGCTTCCAAAAGGGATGAAGAAAGTAATTGGGGAAGTTATGCAAGAGGAGCTGTATATGCATTACAGAGTAGGAAGGCATGTCTTGTCCAG GGTATCATTGGATACATATGTGGTACTGAAGGTATGGACAGTTCAGGCATTAGCTCTTCAGCAGCT GTTGGCGTAGCTTACCTAATGGCTTTGGAAAATGCAAACAACTTGCTTGTGTCCCCTGAAGAAAATATTGAGTATGATCG GCTGATCGAAAATGAATTTCGGGGCCTGAGGAATGGTATATTGGACCAATCAGCCATATTACTGTCAAGCTACGGTTCTCTACTGTGCATGAACTGCAAG ACTAAAGAACATAAACTCATACACCCGCCAAAATTAGGAAAGAAGCACAAGACAGAGTGGCAGGAAGCGTACAAAATATTATTGGCATTTTCAGGCTTAAAGCAAGCTTTAACTGAAAATTCTGGATATAATCGTCGAGTCAGAGAGTGTCAAGAAGCTGCAACGGTCCTTTTGCG TGCATCTGGAAATGGTGCGGCAGAGCCAGTCCTATCTAATG TGGAGCTTGATGCTTATCACACGCATAAG CACTTATTAGAACCTAATCTGGCTAAAAGAGCAGAGCATTACTTTTCTGAAAATATGCGGGTTATTAAAG GACTTGAAGCTTGGGCATCAGGGAAATTCAAAGATTTTGGAACACTGATTACAGAATCTGGCTTAAGTTCGATTCAGAATTATGAATGTG GTTCTAAACCTCTAATACAATTGCGTGAGATCGTCCTAAGGGCTCCTGGTGTATTTGGAGCACGGTTCAGTGGTGCCGGATTTAGAGGGTGCTGTGTTGCACTGGTAGATGCCAATTTTGCAGCTGAAGCTGCATCATTTGTCAGGGAAGAGTATAGCAAGCTACGGCCTGACTTGGTGCCCCAGTTAAACCAAGAACATGTGGTTGTGATATGCGAAGCTGGCGATTGTGCTCGTGTTATATGA